The genomic window GCGCTGTCTGCCGTGCGCACGGCGGCTTGGTTAAACGCGACCTTTGACGGGGTGTCCGAGGCCCACGGTTACCGCGATGCCGCGCCGGCGCCCACGGTATCCGACCCGGAAGAAGCCTCCGAGGTAAAAAGCGCCTGGCGTCGCTGGCTGGAGCGTCTCTTCCGCTGAGAGTCCGGTAGGGCTCAGGCGGCAAAAAGCTCCTGCAGAAAGTTAGCAATCGCCACGGTGGAACGGGCATCCGCCAGTGGATGATAAACCGTGCCCATATCGGGATTGTTTGCCTGGGGATTGGTGAAAGCGTGAAGCGTGCCTCCATAAGCATGCACCTGCCAATCGGCACCCGCATCGCTCAATTCTTTTGCCAACGCCAGCATACTATCCGGGTCTGCCATGGGATCGTCATAACCATGAAGGCAGAGCACCTTGGCGGAAATGGTGACATCCCCCGTGTTCCCCGGCGGCGTGAACAGTCCGTGAATGGAAATGACGCCGGCTATGTCACTGCCTATGCGCGCAAGATCCAGGGCGCACAGACCACCAAAACAGTATCCCATGGAGGCACAGCGAGACGCGTCGACGGGGTCCAGGGATCGAAGCAGTTCAAGAGACGCTGTCATGCGTGCCTGGAGCTCCCCCCGGTCCTCGAGAAGCGGTGCCATGAGCGCACTGTTCTCTTCCGGCGATGAACCTCGGATACCCTTGCCATACATGTCGATGGCGAGACCTGCGTACCCCTGACGAGCTAGCCAACGAGCCTTGTCTTCTTCAAATTCGCTCCGTCCGCCCCAGGCATGCCCCACCATCACGCCGGGACGCGGTCCGCTGTGATCATCATCCCAGGCGAGAAAGGCCTCGTGGGTTTTGTCGCCCACCGAGTACTCGATGTATTTTTCCTGAATGGCCATACCGATTCCTCCTGTTAATGAGCCAAAGTGCGTAGCAAGTGTTCTTATCCGCCTGTAGCGGAGACCCGAAGCATGGGCCTGCCATCGTGTTTCGCAAGACCGTGGAGTTCGATCCCACTGTCACCGTGATAAAGATCCAGAAGATAGTGCAGAACGTCCTCGCTGATTCGCTGCCCGGGGACAAGCACGGGGATGCCCGGGGGATAAGGCACCAATTGATCAGCGCTTACGCGCCCCACGAGAGCGCGATTGATGCCGTGACTCTCATCGTTGAGGGGCAGATCCTCGCTGCTAGCGAAATAGGCCTCCCGGGGGCTTAGCTCCATAACACCCATGGCAGGGAGCACCCGTGGAGCCGGGGTATTCACAGATTTTGCGGGGATATCCCGGGCAAGACTGCGAAGGGCATTCAGTAATCGAAGAACCTTGCTCTGCGTCGTTCCCAGGGTGACCAGCACCGAGAGGGTATTGTGGGTAATCTTCTCCACCTGGATGGAGTATTTTTCGTAGAGCGCTTTTTGAAGCTCCCGGGCTCCGCATCCCCCCTGGCTCACGTCGATGGTGAGCTTTGTGGGATCGAGGCGCACGCCATCATCCCGCAATACCGCAGGCAACATGTCGTCAAGGCTGAGCACGCGGAATCGCCCCGTAGCCGCAATGCCGTCGCGCAACTCCCGAGCAAAGCCAATGCAGCGATCCAAACGGGAAAAGCCCTCCATGCTCATCTGTTTTCTGGCAACGTCCAGACTGGCAATAAGCCCGTACTGGGGGCTTGTGGAGGTATGCATGTTCAGGTGTTCTCGAAAGCGGGCCTCATCGAAGCGGGGATCTGCAACATGAATCATGCTTGCCTGGGAAAAAGCCGAGAGCATCTTGTGCGTGCTTTGGGTGACGTAGTCGGCACCGCTTTCCAGGGCGCAGGGTCGCAATTTGGGATGAAAATAACCGTGGGCGTACCAGGCCTCATCCACCAATACCTTCATGCCCGCCGCATGAGCACGCCGGATAATAGGCTCCAGATCATAGTAAAAACCATCGTAGCTGCAGGACGTGAGCACCAACAAAGCGGCGTCCGGATGGGCATCGATCGCCGCTTCGATACTCGCTTTACTGACGGGGCCGTAGAGGCCGTAAGTCTCGTTTACGCTCGCCGGTAGATACACCGGATCGACGCCGGACATGATGGCTGCGTGATGCACAGACTTGTGACAGGCCTGATCCACGAGCATCTTGCCGCCGTTTCCGAGGACGTGCTGCACGATGACTTTATTCGCCATGGAGGTGCCGTTCGTCACAAAAAAAGTGTGTTTCGCCCCAAAAGCATCCGAAGCGAGATCCTGAGCGGAGTGAATGACGTGGGAGGGCTCCAACAGGGAATCCAGTTCCTGCACCGACACGGACAGATCAGCATTAAAGACGTGCTCCCCCATCATGCGGTAGAAATCCGCCACCCAGGGACTTTCCCTCAAACCATCCCCGCTGGAATGTCCCGGTGTATGCCAGGCATCCCGGGCACCCTCCACATAGTCCCGCAGGGTATCGGCAAAGGGCGTGCTGGCCCGTTTTGCGATAGCACGGCGCAAGCGCCGCAGAAGGATTTCGGCGCGGGTATCATCGCGATCCACCAGCTCACAGCGCTCATCCGCTGATCGCTCTCCCGAGGAGACCGCTATGAAAATGTCGACTTCGCTGCGCAGACGCCGGAGCTTCGCAATAATGTTTGTGGTATCCGGCAGGCTCGCCGCGTCTAAAACCACGCACTGCAAGCTGCCGTCCCGCTCCGCCTGCTCAAGAAGCGCCTCACAGCGGGAGAGGCCCTCCAGGCTTAACAAAAAGCGCTGAGAGTCCTCACTTCCCCGGGCTTCGAGCTCGCAAAGGCGGGAGCACAAGAGGTCCCGCCACTGCTGATCTCCACTGAGAATCAACGCCCGGCATTCGGGTAAGGGATGATCAGCCACCGTCTGTGCTGCTCCCGGAAGTGTCGGAGTGCTCTTGGGAATAGGCCTCGGGGTCTATGCGGCGCATCTCCCCCTCGATCCAGGTCTCAACTTGCCTCATCAGGGCTTCGGGATCGCCGCCCGAGGCCTGGATGGGGGTACCGATGGAGACATCGATTTTTCCTGGAATAAAAGAAAAGGACCGGCGCGGCCAGCACTGGCCGGAGCTCACCGCAATGGGTATGAGCCAGGCGTCC from Congregibacter litoralis KT71 includes these protein-coding regions:
- a CDS encoding dienelactone hydrolase family protein; this translates as MAIQEKYIEYSVGDKTHEAFLAWDDDHSGPRPGVMVGHAWGGRSEFEEDKARWLARQGYAGLAIDMYGKGIRGSSPEENSALMAPLLEDRGELQARMTASLELLRSLDPVDASRCASMGYCFGGLCALDLARIGSDIAGVISIHGLFTPPGNTGDVTISAKVLCLHGYDDPMADPDSMLALAKELSDAGADWQVHAYGGTLHAFTNPQANNPDMGTVYHPLADARSTVAIANFLQELFAA
- a CDS encoding aminotransferase class I/II-fold pyridoxal phosphate-dependent enzyme — translated: MADHPLPECRALILSGDQQWRDLLCSRLCELEARGSEDSQRFLLSLEGLSRCEALLEQAERDGSLQCVVLDAASLPDTTNIIAKLRRLRSEVDIFIAVSSGERSADERCELVDRDDTRAEILLRRLRRAIAKRASTPFADTLRDYVEGARDAWHTPGHSSGDGLRESPWVADFYRMMGEHVFNADLSVSVQELDSLLEPSHVIHSAQDLASDAFGAKHTFFVTNGTSMANKVIVQHVLGNGGKMLVDQACHKSVHHAAIMSGVDPVYLPASVNETYGLYGPVSKASIEAAIDAHPDAALLVLTSCSYDGFYYDLEPIIRRAHAAGMKVLVDEAWYAHGYFHPKLRPCALESGADYVTQSTHKMLSAFSQASMIHVADPRFDEARFREHLNMHTSTSPQYGLIASLDVARKQMSMEGFSRLDRCIGFARELRDGIAATGRFRVLSLDDMLPAVLRDDGVRLDPTKLTIDVSQGGCGARELQKALYEKYSIQVEKITHNTLSVLVTLGTTQSKVLRLLNALRSLARDIPAKSVNTPAPRVLPAMGVMELSPREAYFASSEDLPLNDESHGINRALVGRVSADQLVPYPPGIPVLVPGQRISEDVLHYLLDLYHGDSGIELHGLAKHDGRPMLRVSATGG